TGCTCTTTGGGTCTGGCTTCTGATCGTCGGATCGCAGTTCATCTATACGAATGCTTTCGCCGCATCGCACCGCTAGAGCCCGCGCTGAGCGTTGCTCCTCTTGTTCGTCGGTATTTCGTTTGTGTCGACCGGTTCGCGGAGCAGGGTCAGCTATTGCGCATGGGCATTGTAAAGACGCACAGACTTCGGATGCTACCATCCGACTATGTCGATGGATGAGACGGCGCTGGTGGAGGCTCGAGGCCTGAAGAAGGAGTATGGAAGGGGACACCTAGTGGTGGACGATGTTTCGTTCGTGATCCGGCCGGGAGAGACGTTGGGATTGGTCGGCGAGTCCGGGTCAGGGAAAAGCACCATTGCACGCCTGTTATTAAGACTGGAAGAACCTTCCGCGGGTGACTTGAGCTACAGAGGACGGGATCTACTGTCCATGACATCACGCGAGATGCGGGAAATGCGACGACGTATGCAGATTGTGTTTCAAGATCCCTACGCGGCGTTAAATCCTAGAATGCGGGTGAAGCAGATCTTGACCGAGCCATTTGAGATCCATCGGGCGAGACCATCTGGGGGGCTGGCGTCACGGCTAAAAGAGATGTTGCGGACGGTAGGTTTGGACGAGTCGGCGCTAGAACGATTTCCTCATGAGTTCAGCGGTGGGCAACGACAAAGAATTAATATCGCGCGGGCATTGGCTCTACGACCCGAATTCTTGGTGTTGGATGAGCCGGTGAGTGCGCTAGATGTTAGCGTAGGCGCGCAAGTTGTGAATTTGCTACGGGATCTACAGAGAGAGTACGGACTGACGTATCTGTTTATCTCGCATTCTATGCCCCTTGTGCGCTACTTGTGCGACAGGGTGGCGGTAATGCAAGGAGGGCGGCTAGTGGAGTTGGGGGAGTGCGAGCAAATTTGCGACACCCCGCGAGACGAATATACGCGCCGGTTGATTGCGGCGACTCCAGTGATGCCCGCAGCGATGTGAAGTTTTAGAGTTTGCGAGGCTTAGAATCGGCGGTCAAGTAGAACTCGATACAATAGAAGATGGATGATCTCGAGTCTTAATTCGCATTTGCATTACGTTTGGCTGGTCACGGCGTCTC
This Tunturibacter gelidoferens DNA region includes the following protein-coding sequences:
- a CDS encoding ATP-binding cassette domain-containing protein; amino-acid sequence: MDETALVEARGLKKEYGRGHLVVDDVSFVIRPGETLGLVGESGSGKSTIARLLLRLEEPSAGDLSYRGRDLLSMTSREMREMRRRMQIVFQDPYAALNPRMRVKQILTEPFEIHRARPSGGLASRLKEMLRTVGLDESALERFPHEFSGGQRQRINIARALALRPEFLVLDEPVSALDVSVGAQVVNLLRDLQREYGLTYLFISHSMPLVRYLCDRVAVMQGGRLVELGECEQICDTPRDEYTRRLIAATPVMPAAM